Proteins encoded by one window of Chryseobacterium foetidum:
- the dinB gene encoding DNA polymerase IV, protein MSFSNRKIIHVDMDAFYASVEQHDNPALRGQPVAVGGGHRGVVSAASYEARKYGVRSAMPSKTAKEKCPHLIFVPPRFARYKEISKKIREIFYEYTDLVEPLSLDEAYLDVTENKKEIESANQIAKEIRQKIFEQTGLTASAGISINKFLAKVASDINKPNGQKTIHPDKVEKFLEDLPVEKFYGVGKVTANKMYSLAIYKGIDLKKRTVEDLTRLFGKSGKYYYDVVRGIHNSEVKPHRIQKSVAVERTFFEDLFDQQQIDEKLQSLSEELHSRLQKNNIMGRSLTLKIKYKDFSLFTRSFTKEEYYSSVEEYFNTGKKLWELRPYDKAVRLLGLSVSQLNTEEKKQVSVQLKIPFEEFQDGIN, encoded by the coding sequence ATGAGCTTTTCCAACCGCAAAATTATTCATGTCGATATGGATGCATTCTATGCTTCCGTGGAGCAACATGATAATCCTGCACTCAGAGGTCAGCCGGTTGCTGTGGGAGGCGGTCATCGTGGTGTTGTTTCCGCGGCGAGTTATGAGGCCAGAAAATATGGCGTGCGTTCAGCAATGCCCAGTAAAACTGCGAAAGAAAAATGTCCACATTTGATATTTGTTCCCCCAAGATTTGCACGTTACAAGGAAATTTCAAAAAAAATCCGTGAGATATTTTATGAATATACCGATTTGGTAGAGCCACTTTCTCTGGATGAAGCCTACCTCGACGTTACTGAAAACAAAAAAGAAATAGAATCTGCCAATCAGATTGCAAAGGAAATCCGTCAGAAAATTTTTGAGCAGACAGGTCTTACGGCTTCTGCAGGAATTTCTATCAATAAATTTTTAGCCAAAGTCGCTTCAGATATCAATAAACCCAACGGACAAAAGACCATTCATCCCGATAAAGTTGAAAAATTTCTGGAAGATCTGCCTGTTGAAAAATTCTACGGCGTCGGAAAAGTGACCGCCAACAAAATGTACAGTCTGGCGATCTATAAAGGAATAGATTTAAAGAAAAGAACGGTAGAAGATTTAACGAGACTTTTCGGTAAGTCTGGAAAATACTATTACGATGTCGTGCGGGGAATTCACAATTCTGAAGTGAAGCCTCACCGGATTCAGAAAAGTGTGGCGGTAGAGCGTACATTTTTTGAAGACCTTTTTGATCAGCAGCAAATCGACGAAAAACTGCAGAGTCTGAGTGAAGAATTACACAGCAGACTTCAGAAAAACAACATCATGGGAAGATCGCTTACTTTAAAAATCAAGTATAAAGATTTCTCATTATTTACAAGAAGTTTCACAAAAGAAGAATATTATTCATCAGTTGAAGAATATTTCAACACCGGAAAAAAGCTTTGGGAACTGCGTCCTTATGATAAAGCGGTACGATTATTGGGATTGTCTGTGTCACAACTCAACACCGAAGAAAAAAAGCAGGTTTCTGTACAGCTTAAAATCCCATTTGAGGAATTTCAAGATGGAATAAATTAG
- a CDS encoding TlpA family protein disulfide reductase has product MKQLLTFMMLSIFTLGCSQKAPDVSKTKFSREALQQKLEDENGKTITVQEILNQHKGKILVIDFWAGWCRDCLKAMPKAKELEESNPDIDFVFFSLERSKEGFDKSLEKHAMKDKENYWFSTGWKNDFNNYIELNWIPRYIVIDQKSAIAKYYAISPEDPEIQKTIDRLSK; this is encoded by the coding sequence ATGAAGCAGTTACTGACTTTTATGATGTTGAGTATTTTCACGTTGGGTTGCTCACAAAAAGCGCCGGACGTTTCTAAAACAAAATTTTCCAGGGAAGCTTTACAACAGAAACTGGAGGATGAAAATGGTAAAACAATTACCGTTCAGGAAATTTTAAATCAGCATAAAGGCAAAATTTTGGTGATTGATTTCTGGGCTGGCTGGTGCAGAGACTGTCTGAAAGCAATGCCAAAGGCAAAAGAGCTTGAAGAAAGCAATCCCGATATTGATTTTGTTTTCTTCTCACTCGAAAGATCAAAAGAAGGATTTGATAAAAGTCTTGAAAAACATGCGATGAAAGATAAAGAAAACTACTGGTTTTCTACAGGCTGGAAAAATGATTTCAATAATTACATCGAACTAAACTGGATTCCGAGATATATAGTGATTGATCAGAAGTCAGCCATTGCAAAATATTATGCGATTTCTCCCGAAGATCCGGAAATTCAGAAAACGATTGATAGGCTTTCAAAATAA
- the lpxK gene encoding tetraacyldisaccharide 4'-kinase, whose protein sequence is MKRWYLYPFSLGYKAVTGLRNTLYDLGIFKSTKFRTPVINVGNLSVGGSGKSPMVMYLAKRLSKQYRTGVLSRGYGRLTKGYGITNYESNYKTVGDEAMQLFERFKNRFVIAVSEERVPGAKKVIEDMDLDVLILDDAFQHRAIKAGLNILMTDFNDPYFKDYLLPAGDLRESRAGVKRADIIMVSKCPDELTDETKQYYISRIRPERGQKVFFSSIGYDENVYGREKMLPDNNLNYYDILLITGIANPKPLLNHLAKFSQRVKHLKFRDHHNFTDADIKNIVAEYKKLGEYKLILTTEKDFVRLKTFDYLRDLVYYWPINVVIDKKEEFNQEIMNFVNKK, encoded by the coding sequence ATGAAAAGATGGTATCTCTATCCTTTTTCTCTGGGTTATAAGGCTGTAACGGGTTTGCGTAATACACTCTATGATCTGGGGATTTTTAAATCTACGAAATTCCGCACACCGGTGATCAACGTCGGTAATCTTTCTGTGGGCGGAAGCGGAAAATCGCCGATGGTCATGTATCTGGCGAAAAGACTTTCCAAGCAATACCGAACCGGCGTTTTGTCCAGAGGTTACGGAAGACTGACCAAAGGTTATGGCATTACAAACTACGAAAGCAACTACAAAACGGTTGGCGATGAGGCGATGCAGCTTTTTGAAAGATTTAAAAACAGATTCGTCATTGCAGTTTCTGAAGAACGTGTTCCCGGAGCAAAAAAAGTGATTGAAGATATGGATCTGGATGTTTTAATTCTCGATGATGCGTTTCAGCACAGAGCGATAAAAGCGGGATTAAATATTCTGATGACCGATTTTAATGATCCTTATTTTAAAGATTATCTGCTTCCTGCCGGAGATTTGAGAGAATCACGCGCCGGAGTGAAACGTGCAGACATCATTATGGTAAGCAAATGTCCGGATGAACTGACGGATGAAACCAAGCAGTATTACATTTCCAGAATACGGCCTGAGCGTGGACAAAAAGTGTTTTTCTCCTCCATCGGTTATGATGAAAACGTGTACGGAAGAGAAAAAATGCTACCTGATAACAATCTGAATTATTACGATATTCTTCTGATTACAGGAATTGCCAATCCGAAACCATTGCTGAATCATTTGGCTAAATTTTCACAGCGTGTAAAGCATTTGAAATTCAGAGACCATCATAATTTTACGGATGCTGACATCAAAAACATTGTCGCAGAATATAAAAAACTGGGCGAGTACAAATTAATTTTAACAACAGAAAAAGATTTCGTCCGCCTTAAAACTTTCGATTATCTGAGAGATTTGGTTTATTACTGGCCAATCAATGTGGTTATCGATAAAAAGGAAGAATTCAATCAGGAGATTATGAATTTCGTGAATAAAAAATAA
- the truA gene encoding tRNA pseudouridine(38-40) synthase TruA — protein MRYFIEFSYNGKNYFGYQIQPKDISVQEELEKALSTILREEIKTTGAGRTDTGVHAKKMFAHFETGQILSDQLSHKLNSFLPADISIKRIFKVKDDFHARFDATFRTYEYYISLEKNPFTQNSAWQLWRRNIDVDKMNEACKILFEYEDFTSFAKLHTDNKTNLCKIYKAEWEQNGTELKFTVSANRFLRNMVRAIVGTMIEVGAGKIQPEDVRKVIENKNRNSAGTSAPAHGLYLVDVGYEFE, from the coding sequence TTGAGATATTTTATTGAATTTTCATACAACGGAAAAAATTATTTTGGTTACCAGATTCAGCCAAAAGATATTTCTGTGCAGGAAGAACTGGAAAAAGCACTCTCCACGATTTTGAGGGAAGAAATTAAAACTACGGGAGCCGGCCGCACCGATACCGGAGTTCACGCAAAAAAAATGTTTGCCCATTTTGAAACCGGGCAGATTTTAAGTGACCAGCTTTCTCACAAACTCAACAGTTTTCTTCCAGCAGATATTTCAATTAAAAGAATTTTTAAAGTTAAAGATGATTTCCATGCCCGTTTTGATGCGACTTTCAGAACTTATGAATATTATATTTCTTTGGAAAAAAATCCTTTCACACAAAATTCTGCGTGGCAACTTTGGAGAAGAAATATTGATGTCGATAAAATGAATGAAGCCTGCAAAATCCTTTTTGAATACGAAGATTTTACCAGTTTTGCCAAACTCCACACCGACAACAAAACCAATCTCTGCAAAATCTACAAAGCGGAATGGGAACAGAACGGAACGGAACTGAAATTTACTGTTTCCGCCAACCGTTTTCTCAGAAATATGGTGAGAGCCATTGTAGGAACGATGATTGAAGTGGGTGCCGGAAAAATACAGCCTGAAGATGTACGGAAAGTCATCGAAAACAAAAACCGAAATTCTGCCGGAACTTCTGCACCTGCGCACGGACTGTATCTGGTGGATGTGGGGTATGAGTTTGAGTGA
- a CDS encoding ABC transporter ATP-binding protein, whose translation MKKQDTWAIVKRLFFIGMKFRTWFIFTLIISIILSIVSTYRPYLTMQIVDNDITKLKDKALMMKHIYGLVGLVFAETILNFFLVYFSNYISQNVIRDIRERLYNKLIYFRTAFFDKTPIGQLVTRAVGDVETIATVYTDGFLMVFGDVLRIIFVLFMMFQVDVHLSYISLAILPLMVVITRFFQKKLKKAFGDERSWTSNQNSFVQERLAGMPIIQVFNRQQAEFKKFDDINITLKSALLRTVFIFSLFFPVVELISSLFIGFVLFYGGYITISAGVVIAFIQFISMLIRPLRQIADRFNNIQRGIVGAERVLGIMDEDYAMPNDGKVSKDHFEGKIEFKDVRFAYDDKQEVLKGIDFKVNPGETVAIVGATGAGKSTIISLITRLYDINSGEIFIDDVELKDYELYNLRSHIGVVLQDVFLFHGSIFENLSFGDENVTLEKIKAGAKEIEVDDFIESLPGGYEYVVSERGSSISLGQRQLLSFLRAYLSDPKILILDEATSSIDHESEKLIQRATEKITKNRTSIIIAHRLSTIEKADKIIVMEHGKIVEEGKHLELLDKNGYYSTLYKAQLRHELEIDEKL comes from the coding sequence ATGAAAAAACAAGATACCTGGGCAATTGTAAAAAGGCTTTTCTTCATCGGTATGAAGTTTCGCACCTGGTTTATTTTTACCCTGATTATTTCTATCATACTGTCTATCGTTTCTACTTACAGGCCTTATCTCACAATGCAGATTGTAGATAATGATATCACGAAACTGAAAGACAAAGCGCTGATGATGAAGCATATTTATGGCCTGGTCGGATTGGTTTTTGCGGAAACGATTTTAAATTTCTTTTTGGTTTATTTTTCCAATTATATTTCGCAGAATGTCATCAGAGACATTCGTGAAAGGCTTTATAACAAACTGATTTATTTCAGAACCGCTTTTTTTGATAAGACACCGATCGGTCAGCTCGTAACGCGTGCTGTGGGCGATGTTGAAACGATTGCTACGGTCTACACAGATGGTTTTTTAATGGTTTTCGGGGATGTTTTAAGAATTATTTTCGTCCTGTTTATGATGTTTCAGGTGGATGTGCATTTGAGCTACATTTCTCTGGCGATTTTACCTTTGATGGTCGTTATCACGCGATTTTTCCAGAAAAAACTTAAAAAAGCTTTTGGGGATGAAAGATCATGGACTTCAAATCAAAACTCATTTGTTCAGGAAAGACTTGCAGGAATGCCAATCATTCAGGTTTTCAACAGACAGCAGGCTGAATTTAAAAAGTTTGACGACATCAATATTACCTTGAAAAGTGCATTACTGAGAACGGTATTCATTTTCTCCCTGTTTTTTCCTGTAGTTGAATTGATTTCTTCACTATTCATCGGATTTGTGCTTTTTTATGGAGGTTACATTACAATTAGTGCCGGTGTAGTAATAGCATTTATACAGTTTATTTCAATGTTGATCCGTCCGTTGAGACAGATTGCGGATCGATTTAATAATATCCAAAGAGGAATTGTAGGTGCCGAGAGAGTTTTGGGAATTATGGACGAAGATTATGCGATGCCCAACGACGGTAAAGTTTCCAAAGATCATTTTGAAGGAAAAATTGAATTTAAAGATGTCCGTTTTGCCTATGACGACAAGCAGGAAGTTTTAAAGGGGATTGATTTTAAGGTAAATCCAGGAGAAACCGTAGCGATTGTAGGAGCAACAGGTGCAGGGAAATCTACGATTATCAGTTTAATTACAAGATTGTATGATATTAATTCAGGTGAAATTTTCATTGATGATGTGGAACTGAAAGATTACGAACTGTACAATCTTAGAAGTCACATAGGTGTTGTTTTGCAGGATGTTTTCCTGTTCCACGGAAGTATTTTTGAGAATCTTTCGTTTGGTGACGAAAACGTGACTTTAGAGAAAATAAAAGCCGGCGCAAAGGAAATTGAGGTTGACGACTTTATCGAAAGTCTTCCTGGAGGATATGAATATGTGGTGAGCGAAAGAGGCTCCTCTATTTCACTTGGACAAAGACAGTTGCTTTCGTTTCTGAGAGCTTATTTATCAGATCCAAAAATTTTAATTTTGGATGAAGCAACCTCATCAATCGATCATGAAAGTGAAAAACTGATTCAGAGAGCGACCGAAAAAATTACCAAAAACCGAACATCGATCATTATTGCCCATCGACTTTCCACGATTGAAAAAGCCGATAAAATCATTGTGATGGAGCACGGAAAAATTGTTGAAGAAGGTAAACATCTTGAGCTACTTGATAAAAATGGCTACTACTCTACTTTGTACAAAGCACAACTCAGACATGAATTAGAAATTGATGAAAAACTGTAA
- a CDS encoding DUF6702 family protein, protein MKKKLFKSLLSVAFYLLLGSFALVLTSFRHPYHVGSVEINHNKTSKTFEITGRFFMDDLENALGKKYGKPFHFNDPKFKVQLDEALKNYSAEYLKLKSDGKFLKINYVGYEEDHESVNVYLETEPVEKPKKVEAAVSFLYNYFDDQINIVHLIINGNRKSEKLNYPNRYLFGNF, encoded by the coding sequence ATGAAAAAAAAACTCTTCAAATCGCTGCTGTCTGTTGCATTTTACTTGCTTCTTGGCTCTTTTGCCTTGGTTCTTACCTCTTTTAGGCACCCTTATCACGTAGGTTCTGTAGAAATCAATCACAATAAAACATCAAAGACCTTTGAGATTACCGGAAGGTTTTTTATGGATGATCTGGAGAATGCTTTAGGAAAAAAATATGGGAAGCCTTTTCATTTTAATGATCCCAAATTTAAAGTTCAATTGGATGAAGCTTTAAAAAATTACAGTGCAGAATATTTAAAACTGAAATCCGACGGAAAATTTTTAAAGATAAATTACGTTGGCTATGAAGAAGATCATGAGTCGGTAAATGTCTATCTGGAAACTGAACCTGTTGAAAAACCAAAAAAAGTGGAAGCCGCTGTCAGTTTTCTGTACAACTATTTTGATGACCAAATTAATATCGTTCATTTAATTATCAACGGAAACCGGAAGAGTGAAAAATTAAATTATCCTAACCGATATCTGTTCGGGAATTTCTGA